In the Armatimonadota bacterium genome, CAGCGGACACCGCGTGCTCGCCGCCGGCGATCGCACCCACAATGCGCAGCACCTCGGTGCCGTCCGCCACCGCCTCGGGCAGCGTCGCGCACACGCCCGCCGGCGTCAGATCGACCTCAGCGGCAAAGCACCGGATGTACGGGCGCAACGTGCCCGGCCGCGCCGCGCCGGGCGCTGGATGGTCGCGGATCGTCCCGCGCAGCGCAGGGTACGCGTGTTCCAGCGCGTCGAGGACGTCACCCAGCGTGAGCGGTCCGGTAGGCCGGGCGACCGTCACGTCCACGACGGCCGACGACAGCCCGCACAGCCGTCGCAGGTGGGTCGGCAGCCAGACGCGCACGGCGACCGTCGTCATGGCGCCGGACCGAGGGTCTGCACCTCCACGGACAGCACCGGAGGCAGGTGTGTGACGACCGCATCCCACCGATTCCCGGCGTCCCGTGACGCGTAGAGCTGCCCGCCGGTGGTCCCCATGTAGATGCCGCACGGGTCGAGCCGATCGACCGCCATCGCCTCCCGCAGCACGTTCACGTAGCAGTGCCGCACGGGTAGCCCCCTCTCCAGCGGCTCCCACACCCCGTCGCCCCGCCGGCTGCGCCACACCCGCAGGGCGCCGTCGGGCGGAAAGTGCTCGGTGTCGCCGGTCATCGGGACCACGTAGATCGTCTCCGGCTCGTGGGCGTGCACCGCGATGGGGAAGCCGAAGTCCGACGGCAGGTTGCCGCTGATCCTGGTCCACGAGCCGCCGGCGTCGTCGCTGCGGTAGACGCCGTAGTGCTTCTGCATGAACAGCGTGTGTGGCCGCGCCGGGTGCATGGCGATCTTGTGCACGCAGTACCCGGCTTCGGGCTCGGGCGTGGCCAGGTAGGGCGCGCGCAGGCCGCGGTTGGCGACCGCCCACGCCTGGCCGCCGTCGTCGGAGCGGAAGACGCCTGCGGCGGAGATGGCCACGTACAGCCGTCCGGGGTGCCTGGGGTCCAGCAGGATGGAGTGCAGCCCCAGGCCACCGGCCCCCGGCGCCCAGGCCGGGGCCGTGGGATGCGTGCGCAGCGCCGGCAGCTCCGTCCAGGTGATGCCGCCGTCAGCCGACCGGAACAGCGCCGCGTCTTCCACGCCGGCGTAGACCGCGTCCCGGTCCTCTGCCGAGGGCTCCAGGTGCCAGACCCGCTTGAACTGCCAGGGCTGGGGCTCACCCGCAAACCCCTGGTGCACCGCATCGCCGTCGGCGTACGTGAACTGGTTGCCCACGGGCGACCAGGTGCGCCCGCCGTCGTCGCTGCGCTGGACGACCGTCCCGTGCCACCCCGTCCACAACGCCGCGTACACGCGGTCGGGATCGGCCGGCGAGGCCTCCACGTGGAACACCTCCCACCCGCCAAACAGCGGCCCGGTCACCGTCCAGTCACGCCGGTCCGCGTCGGCGGTCAGCACGAACGCGCCCTTCCGTGTGCCCACGAGCACTCGCACTGTCGTCACCCCGCCACCCCCCTGACACATCCTGAAGGCCGCGTCCCTGACGGTTCCCGAACGAAGGTGAGCGGCCCGCTCGCACCCTCGTGACCCCTCCCCCTGATGCGTCCCCGCGTACGCGTGCAAGGCCCCGGCACCGGGGGCGGTGCCCCAATCTACACGGGCAGCATCGCCGCCAGCACCTCGACCAGATGCTGTGCGCGGCGGCCCGTGCCATGGGCGATCTGCTGACGGCACGAGACGCCCATCGCCACAACCGTCACCTCCGCCGGCTGGCGTCGGACCGCGGGCAGCAGCCGCCGCTCGCCGATGGCGAGCGAGAGGTCGTAGTGCTCGCGCTCGAACCCGAACGCCCCGGCCATGCCGCAGCACCCGGCATCCACGACGTCGACCTGGCAGCCTGCGGCGCGCAGGACGCCGGTGGCAGCCTGCAGGCCCACGAGCGCCTTCTGGTGGCAGTGCCCGTGGAGCAGCACCTTGCGCGGGGCGCCGCCTGCCACGGTCGCCGGCGTTGGGGTGGGCGCACCGCCCACCGGGACGGGCTCCGCCGCGGTGGCGGCGGGCGCCCACCCGTAGCTC is a window encoding:
- a CDS encoding sialidase family protein: MTTVRVLVGTRKGAFVLTADADRRDWTVTGPLFGGWEVFHVEASPADPDRVYAALWTGWHGTVVQRSDDGGRTWSPVGNQFTYADGDAVHQGFAGEPQPWQFKRVWHLEPSAEDRDAVYAGVEDAALFRSADGGITWTELPALRTHPTAPAWAPGAGGLGLHSILLDPRHPGRLYVAISAAGVFRSDDGGQAWAVANRGLRAPYLATPEPEAGYCVHKIAMHPARPHTLFMQKHYGVYRSDDAGGSWTRISGNLPSDFGFPIAVHAHEPETIYVVPMTGDTEHFPPDGALRVWRSRRGDGVWEPLERGLPVRHCYVNVLREAMAVDRLDPCGIYMGTTGGQLYASRDAGNRWDAVVTHLPPVLSVEVQTLGPAP
- a CDS encoding MoaD/ThiS family protein; amino-acid sequence: MTTVAVRVWLPTHLRRLCGLSSAVVDVTVARPTGPLTLGDVLDALEHAYPALRGTIRDHPAPGAARPGTLRPYIRCFAAEVDLTPAGVCATLPEAVADGTEVLRIVGAIAGGEHAVSAVGDAPPIHPCAGAVGHTAAGAGGAVRTGVRMRSEMADATGRQAPA